The Cellvibrio zantedeschiae genomic sequence GGCATCGCTAACTGTGCGGCTCAGGGCAGCGCCATCGCGTAGGTGAATATGCCAGTCATCTGGGCGGGTAATAGTGATTTGTTGCGGCGCGGGGGACTGCGACATGAGCGGCTTTCTCTTCAAATTCAAAAACTTGCCGCATCTTACCAAAATTAGCCTTGGGGCACAGCTAGAAGTTCTCTTGCTGTGGCTCCAAGCGCTGTTTACCGAGTTTATTCGTCAGTCGCCGAATAATGCGCGACAACTGGCGAGCCCTGTCTTAAGGTGGCTCCATTGCAACTTGACTTGCAATAGTAAGCAGGTTGCCAACACACACACACATTTACTTTCCCTGAGGCTAATCATGAGTCATCAACAATTAAATCAACGGATTATTTTGGGCGGATTTATTATCGCTCTGGGCATTTTAGCACTCGTCGATAGACTAGGTATTTTCAGTATCGGAAGCATATTTCAATTTTGGCCAACCGTTTTTGTAGTCGTTGGGTTGTTAAAAATTGCGGCGTCCAAAAGCCGTTCGAGTATTGCCACCGGGAGCATTTTTATTGCCATAGGTGTGGTGATGCAGTTGAACAATCTCGGGATTATCCATTTCAGTTGGCACGACTGGTGGCCGGTGATTCTAATTGGTGTGGGGATTTCCATCATATTTAAGGATCATTCGCGCTCTAAGGATTCGTCAAAAACAATTTTAAGTGATGAAGAGCTTAAAAATACCAATTCTGTGCTTGATATCACCGCCATCATGGGCGGCAACGAAACCGTTAATAATTCGCCAGATTTTAAAGGTGGTGAATTAACGGCGATTATGGGCGGTGTTGAATTAGATTTGCGTGGCGCTTCCATTCAATCTGAAGCAGTGCTCAACCTGTGGGCCACCTGGGGTGGAATTGCGTTAAAAATTCCCGCTGATTGGGTTGTGGTCAACCGCTGTACAGCAATTATGGGCGGCATTGAAGATAAAAGTTTTGCATCGCCCGCAACAGCCAAGCGCTTGATTATTACGGGTACCGTGATTATGGGCGGTGTCGAAATAAAAAATTAACAGGGACGATTCAATAAACAAAACCAAAGTTGAATT encodes the following:
- a CDS encoding LiaI-LiaF-like domain-containing protein, with the protein product MSHQQLNQRIILGGFIIALGILALVDRLGIFSIGSIFQFWPTVFVVVGLLKIAASKSRSSIATGSIFIAIGVVMQLNNLGIIHFSWHDWWPVILIGVGISIIFKDHSRSKDSSKTILSDEELKNTNSVLDITAIMGGNETVNNSPDFKGGELTAIMGGVELDLRGASIQSEAVLNLWATWGGIALKIPADWVVVNRCTAIMGGIEDKSFASPATAKRLIITGTVIMGGVEIKN